Proteins found in one Quercus robur chromosome 2, dhQueRobu3.1, whole genome shotgun sequence genomic segment:
- the LOC126712507 gene encoding pentatricopeptide repeat-containing protein At5g40410, mitochondrial, which produces MVKAALSYISHCPLVLYKLFTHRKIHNALFPQEPLVSALILVLNSCSSISYCRAIHARVIKSVDYSDGFIGDQLVSKYVKFGGAEDAQKLFDEMPHKDVVSWNSLISGFSQMGCIGKCLSTLFRMKFEMGMKPNEVTLLSVISACTDFVVLDVGKYIHGYALKLGILLETKVGNSLVSMYGKSGYLDAACRLFEAMPIRNIVSWNSMVMIYKQNGFAEEAVSCFSLMRMAGVEPDEGTIVVLLQACEDLGVGKLAEGVHGLILCYGINANGRILTVLSNLYAKLGRLDTSWKVFREMLSPDRVAWTAMLAGYAVHGHGKKAMEIFESMIKEGLEPDHVTFTHLLNACSHSGFVKEGKYYFKIMSEVYGIVPRLDHYSCMVDLLGRSGLLNDAYELIIHMPMEPNSGVWGALLGACRVYGNIELGKEVAERLIALDPSDPRNYIMLSNIYCAAGLWRDASQVRTLMKDRGLIRTSGCSFVEHGNKIHRFVAGDRSHPEWEKIYVKLEELIEKVRRAGFVSKTEFVLHDVEEEIKEDMINKHSEKLAIAFGLLVTNAGMPLIITKNLRICGDCHSTAKFISLVEKRTIIIRDPKRFHHFDNGLCSCGDYW; this is translated from the coding sequence ATGGTAAAAGCAGCTCTCTCCTACATTTCTCATTGCCCTTTGGTTCTATACAAACTCTTCACACACAGAAAAATCCACAACGCTCTTTTCCCTCAAGAACCACTCGTTTCCGCTCTCATTCTTGTTTTAAACTCTTGCTCTTCTATTTCATACTGCCGGGCAATTCATGCCCGCGTAATCAAATCTGTGGATTATAGCGATGGGTTTATTGGTGATCAGTTGGTGTCTAAGTACGTTAAATTTGGAGGTGCAGAAGATGCACAGAagttgtttgatgaaatgccgCACAAGGATGTGGTCTCCTGGAATTCTTTAATTTCTGGGTTCTCGCAAATGGGGTGTATTGGTAAATGCCTAAGTACACTTTTTAGGATGAAATTTGAGATGGGAATGAAACCTAATGAGGTCACACTTTTATCTGTAATCAGTGCCTGTACTGATTTTGTAGTACTAGATGTAGGCAAGTACATTCATGGGTATGCACTGAAGTTAGGAATATTGTTGGAAACTAAGGTTGGCAACTCTCTCGTTAGTATGTATGGGAAGTCCGGGTATTTAGATGCAGCTTGTCGATTATTTGAGGCAATGCCTATTAGGAATATTGTTTCATGGAATTCAATGGTTAtgatttataaacaaaatgGGTTTGCGGAGGAGGCGGTTAGTTGTTTTAGTTTGATGAGAATGGCTGGAGTTGAGCCTGATGAAGGTACTATTGTGGTCTTGCTTCAGGCTTGTGAAGATTTAGGTGTAGGAAAACTAGCAGAGGGCGTTCATGGTTTAATCCTTTGTTATGGTATCAATGCAAATGGAAGAATTTTGACTGTGCTTTCGAATTTGTATGCAAAGTTGGGGAGATTAGACACATCATGGAAGGTTTTCAGAGAGATGCTTAGTCCGGACAGAGTAGCTTGGACAGCCATGCTTGCTGGCTACGCTGTGCACGGGCATGGAAAGAAAGCAATGGAGATCTTTGAAAGCATGATTAAGGAAGGCTTGGAGCCTGATCATGTTACCTTCACACATCTGTTAAATGCTTGTAGCCATTCAGGGTTTGTCAAGGAGGGAAAGTATTACTTCAAGATCATGTCTGAAGTATATGGAATTGTACCCAGATTGGATCACTATTCATGCATGGTTGATCTTCTTGGTCGCTCTGGTCTTCTGAATGATGCTTATGAGCTGATTATACACATGCCAATGGAACCTAATTCTGGTGTCTGGGGAGCCCTCCTTGGTGCTTGTCGGGTTTATGGTAACATTGAGCTGGGAAAAGAAGTTGCAGAGCGACTAATTGCTTTAGACCCGTCAGATCCCAGAAACTATATCATGctttcaaatatttattgtgcTGCTGGTCTATGGAGAGATGCTTCACAGGTGAGGACTTTGATGAAGGATAGAGGTCTCATCAGAACATCTGGATGCAGTTTTGTTGAACATGGAAACAAAATCCATCGCTTTGTAGCTGGTGATCGATCTCACCCTGAGTGGGAGAAGatatatgtaaagttggaagAACTGATCGAAAAGGTTCGGAGGGCTGGATTTGTGTCTAAAACTGAATTTGTTCTACATGATGTTGAAGAGGAGATTAAAGAGGATATGATCAATAAACACAGTGAGAAGCTAGCCATTGCATTTGGGCTTTTGGTGACCAATGCAGGCATGCCGTTAATTATAACAAAGAATCTTAGAATATGCGGTGACTGTCACAGCACTGCAAAGTTCATATCACTGGTTGAGAAGCGTACTATCATAATACGAGATCCAAAGCGATTTCACCACTTTGACAATGGACTCTGCTCTTGTGGTGACTATTGGTGA
- the LOC126712508 gene encoding uncharacterized protein LOC126712508, whose product MTSPLKLSPSDQEHLIDKLQVFKIHGRDKRGRKVLCIIGKLFPARLVSTEVLNKYLEEKIFANLKDKPFSVVYVNTGVQRNENFPGISTLRSIYDAIPITVRDNLEAVYFVHPGLQSRLFLATFGRFIFTGGMYRKLQYVNRVEFLWDHVRRNEIEFEIPEFVFDHDEELEHRPMMEYGLEGDHRRAYGTPSVDSAVSMYSMRCIA is encoded by the exons ATGACTTCTCCATTAAAACTCTCCCCATCTGATCAGGAACACCTTATCGATAAGCTCCAAGTTTTCAAGATCCATGGTCGAGATAAACGTGGCCGTAAGGTCCTTTGCATAATCGGAAAGCTCTTCCCAG CTCGGCTAGTGAGTACTGAGGTCTTGAACAAGTATTTGGAGGAGAAAATTTTCGCTAACTTAAAGGACAAGCCATTCTCAGTGGTGTATGTGAACACGGGTGTACAAAGAAACGAAAACTTTCCTGGAATCTCGACCCTACGATCAATATACGATGCTATTCCGATCACCGTTAGAGATAATCTCGAGGCGGTTTACTTTGTACACCCAGGTCTACAGTCCCGTCTCTTCCTTGCCACTTTTGGTCGTTTCATTTTCACTGGAGG GATGTACAGGAAGCTTCAATACGTAAACAGGGTTGAGTTTCTGTGGGACCATGTGAGGAGGAACGAGATTGAGTTTGAGATACCAGAATTTGTGTTTGATCATGATGAAGAGCTGGAGCACCGTCCGATGATGGAGTATGGGTTAGAGGGCGATCATCGTAGAGCCTACGGTACACCCTCGGTGGACTCTGCAGTGTCTATGTATTCCATGAGGTGCATTGCATGA